Below is a genomic region from Isosphaeraceae bacterium EP7.
AACTGGAACCCATCTTCTTAGGCAGGCCCCGATGCGACGTCGTTCGCCGATTTCCCACGAGGGGCACGTCGACTGCGTCCATTTCCTTCGAGCACAAGCGCATCCTGACACTCTCCGGAGGAGTCTGAAGCGATACCAACCAGGGCGAATCATACAGACCAGGGATTAACCTGCAGCGGGCACGGGGCGTTCGGCATGGGCGGTCAGCCGTCGGATGGACGTCCCCACCGAGGACGGGCGCCGGGTTCACGATCGATCCGGCTCTCTCGTACTCGATCGGTGATCGGTATCCCAAGGTCGAATGACGACGGATCCGTTTGTAGAAGACCGCGATACACTCGAGCAGGTTCGACCTGGCCTCCTCCCTCGTGGGGAAGATCTCGCCCCGTGTCAGTTCCTTCTTCAGACTCGCGAAGAGGCTCTCGATCGGCGCATTATCCCAGCAGTTGCCACGGCGGCTCATGCTGCAGGTGATCCCGCGCCCGGCCAGCACACGTGGTAATGCTCGCTGGCGTCTTGGCTGTCCCGATCCGCGTACGCCACCGGCCCACCGCCGGGCTGGCGACTTGCCAGTGCTATCTCCAGGGTGTCCACAACCAGAGGGCTGTCAATCCGCTCGGACATCGACCAGCCGACGATCCGACGCGAGTCCAGGTCCTCGACCGCCGCAAGGTACAGCCAACCCTCGCCGGTCGCCACATTCGGTGTGTCGGCCGTCCAGGCCCGGTTGGCCGCCTCCGGCTCGAATCGGCGATTCAGTACGTTCTCAGCCAATGGGCGGGCATGATTCGAGTCAGTGGTGCAGCGGTTCTTCCGCTTCAACTTGGCGGCGATCCCATGTGTCCGCATCAGCCGGGCCACGGTAATCACGCAGCAGGGCTCTCCGTGAGCCACCCACTCGACATGGATCCTCGGGCTGCCATGGCGGGCCTTCACCCGGCCGCGGGTGGCCTTGATCGCGAAGACCAGGGCCTCTCCGCTCACCGACTTGGCGCTCGTCGGCCTTCCGCGCTAGTCGTAATAGCCGCCTGAGCAAGTTCGTCGAGACGGCGACGGAGCTGACGAGCTTGCCGGGGTCGCCTTCCCGCCCCCGGAGTTCGCCTCGAGACCTACATCGCCTCGCGATTGTGACCCATCGTTGCTCGATCCGCACTCAGATCCACCGCGCCCCGTGAACATGGCCTACCCTAGATTGTGCCTGACGGGTGAGCCGCAGGCAGCAAGGGCGAACGATGACGTCGGAACAAGGGGGCAATCCCGATGCCTCCTCCCGAGAAACGGCACCCGAGGTGAGTCATGATCCAATCAAGCCATCCCGCCGCGATGCGACGCTCCTCCCAGCAGGTAGGCACCTTACAATTCTCCTCTGCGGAGATGGCGTGGCCCTTGGCCGACGCCCGCGGGCACCGGGATTGGAAGAGGGGGCCGAAGTTCGTGGCCTGCGCCGCGGCCGGCTTCGCCGCTTGGTCCCGCGACTTTCTCTATCTGGCCGCCGTCGGCATCCCCATGGTCGATGAGTCGTACGACGCTCGGCGCAACGAGCGCGGTGTGGCCGGCCGCCGTCCCCCAAACTGAACGTCAATAGGGGTCGGTTATCTACCCGCAGGCAGCCGCCAGTACGTTCCGCCGCTCCTCTCCCACATACTCCGCAGCCTCGCCCAACACCACGAACCGAAGTCCCAAGCCAATTCATCGCCCAGGGAGGCTCGGACCTGCAGATGGACCGCCGGTATATGGTGACGGGCCCCTTTATGTCGGCCATCTGGCCCATGGCATGGGAGATCCCGGATGCCATCGCGCAATGATCGGAATGCTTGCGTCAGTTAGGTCGGCCGGGTCGATGCAAGAGCAGGCGGGCAGGTCGTGGTTGGTGCAGTTCGGGCCATTGGGCGGGCTGCACGAAGATCAGAAGGGGCCGGACGGTTTGTTGAGGGTCTGAGTCTCGAGGTGGTCGGTATCATAGGTCATCAACGGAAGTTTTAGATCCATCGTTCGGGCTCCCCGGATCCGTCCTCCCACCTAGCCTCGACCCTGTTGCCCGGGCGGATCCATGCGCCACGCACGCGATGTTGCCCTTGAATGAGCGGAGCGAAACAAAGGCCGTCGTGGACTTCAACTTGGACGGCAGCCTGCCGGCATGTTTCGGATGGATCCGCGCGGTCAACCACGTCGAGGCCTGTCGCTGTTCCGTCGCCATGCGGCGTATCATCGCTCGGCCGGTTCCCGCCTCGGCCCTTCCGGCGAAGATGCCGGGGTAGCCACCTTTGAGCAAGCGCACAGCTACCGCACTCGATCCGGGCAAGGTTCTGCTGCTCATTCTGAATGACAGCCCGAGAACTCAGGCCAATAAATAAACTGGGCCGATCTGTTCCGGCCAATCGGTGACCGACGGACCGTCATCCTCCTCGGCCCGCCGAGGCGCAGGCAAGGGTCGCTGGACGAAGGCGAGTCGTCACGCCGCTGTTCGCCGGATCAAGTCCACCAGCTGATTCAGGCTCGATGGCTTGGGCAGGTGGTGAGAGAAGCCCGCTGCGAGGCTGTCGCTCACATCCTGCGGCGAAGAATAGCCGCTGAACGCGATCCCCTTCAGG
It encodes:
- a CDS encoding DDE-type integrase/transposase/recombinase; translation: MSGEALVFAIKATRGRVKARHGSPRIHVEWVAHGEPCCVITVARLMRTHGIAAKLKRKNRCTTDSNHARPLAENVLNRRFEPEAANRAWTADTPNVATGEGWLYLAAVEDLDSRRIVGWSMSERIDSPLVVDTLEIALASRQPGGGPVAYADRDSQDASEHYHVCWPGAGSPAA